One segment of Prionailurus bengalensis isolate Pbe53 chromosome D4, Fcat_Pben_1.1_paternal_pri, whole genome shotgun sequence DNA contains the following:
- the LOC122474367 gene encoding protein YIF1A-like — PVNSQSSPTLCLLTLHPSGFQAFSLDFDLEASDSLVCISFGFKDTAYVAKKLGLLVFPYTHQNWEVQYSRDMPLPPRQDLNAPDLYIPTMAFITYVLLAGMALGIQKRFSPEVLGLCASTALVWVVMEVLALLLGVYLATVRSDLSTFHLLAYSGYKYVGMILSVLTGLLFGSDGYYVALAWTSSSLMYFIVRSLRTAALGPDTMGGPAPRQRLQLYLTLGAAAFQPLIIYWLTFHLVR, encoded by the coding sequence CCCGTGAACTCTCAATCCAGCCCTACCTTGTGCCTCTTAACTTTACACCCTTCTGGGTTTCAGGCATTTTCACTTGATTTTGACCTGGAGGCCAGCGATTCACTGGTTTGCATATCTTTTGGTTTTAAGGACACAGCCTATGTGGCCAAGAAGTTGGGGCTACTGGTCTTCCCCTACACACACCAGAACTGGGAAGTGCAGTACAGTCGCGACATGCCTCTACCACCACGGCAAGATCTCAACGCCCCTGACCTCTATATCCCCACAATGGCCTTCATCACCTACGTGCTGTTGGCTGGGATGGCACTGGGCATTCAGAAAAGGTTCTCCCCAGAAGTGCTGGGCCTGTGTGCAAGCACGGCGCTGGTGTGGGTCGTGATGGAGGTGCTAGCCCTGCTCCTGGGCGTCTACCTGGCCACCGTGCGCAGTGACCTGAGCACCTTCCACCTGCTAGCCTACAGCGGCTACAAATATGTGGGGATGATCCTCAGTGTGCTCACAGGGCTGCTTTTCGGCAGCGATGGCTACTATGTGGCACTGGCCTGGACTTCGTCTTCACTCATGTACTTCATCGTGCGCTCTTTGCGAACAGCAGCCCTGGGCCCCGACACTATGGGGGGCCCAGCTCCCCGGCAGCGTCTCCAGCTCTACCTGACTCTGGGAGCTGCAGCCTTCCAGCCCCTCATCATATACTGGCTGACCTTCCACCTGGTCCGGTGA